The nucleotide sequence TGTTCGTGGACCCGGACGGAGTGCTCTGCGGCCCCGGTTACGACGTCGGAGTCGCCCTGAGCGGCTGGCAGGAGCGGACGAGATCAGCTCCAGGTGGTCGAGGTCGTCGAGGTCAGCACCTGCAGATGCATCCGCTGCGACCCCCCGCCTTGAACGCGGCGATCTTCTCGGCCATCTCCGTGGGTGACCCCGCGAGACCGTTCGCCTTCACGCTCGTCGACGTCGCGCGCCCGATGGCGTCGGCCCGCAGTTCCACCTCCAGGTCGCTCCGGGCGACGGAGGCGACGGGCGTGTTGGAGTGGAGCAGTTCGTCCCCGCCGCGCCCCTCCCGCTCGGCCGCCGCCCGCACCCGCTGGAACTGCTTCTTGGTGTCCGACAGGGAGGCGAGGGTGATGTCGAACTCGTCGGCGTACCGAGCGTCCAGGGCCGGTGTCCGCTTGGCCCCGTGCCCGCCGATCAGGACCGGTACCCTCAACTGCGCGGGCTTCGGCAGCGCGGGGGAGTCCTTGAGCTGGTAAAACGCGCCCTCATAGGTGAACCGGTCGCCTACCGGCGTGTTCCACAGACCGGTGACGACAGCGAGTTGTTTCTCCGGCCGGCCGAACCTTTCCCTGGTGAACCGTATCCCGTACGCCTCGTGCTCGGCCTCGTACCAGCCGGAGCCGAGTCCGAGCTCCACCCGTCCGCCCGCCATCCGGTCGACCTGTGCCACCTGGATGGCGAGGACGCCAGGGAGGGGCGGAAGGTGCCGGCCGTCACCAGAGCGCCCAGGCGGATCCGCTCGGTCTCCCGCGCGAGTCCGGTCAGGGTGATCCATGCGTCGTGCGTCCGGGGAGCCCGTCGATGGACCCCATGTGCAGACAGTGGTCGGAGCGGAAGAAGGCTCCGCAACCGAGGTCTTCGGTGGCCCTGGCGACGCGCAGCAGCGTCTCGCAGGCCGCCGCCTGCTGTGGTTCTGTGAAGACTCGAAGATCCATACTTCCTTCGTCCAGTGGCGTGCGTCCGCAGCAAGGCCCACTCAAGTCACGTCATGCCGGGATACACGGATTCGGTCTGCCGTGGCCAGCTCGCCAGGCGACCTGCGGCCGATCGTGTTCTGCCGAACCGGTTTCGCAGCCCTTCCCGGGCTGACGAAGCGGAACTCCTGGCCTTCACGTCGGTTCAGACGGTCAGGTGGCGGATCTCCGTGACGTGAGCGGTGACAGCCTCGCGCTCGGGCAGCGTCGTGTCCGGACGCTTCAGGTCCACGAGCAGAAAGCTACGGGGCCGCGTGCCTCGCCCGCTCGCGAGCGATGATCGCGGGGATGGCGGCGGTGGGTACGGGATTCACCGCCTTGGGGCTGATCCTCCGGCCCGCTGTGCTGTGGCTGGGGTGCTGTCCGGCCGGCACGGGGCTGTGCGTGTGGAACGTGTTGTGCTCCAGCCGCCTTCAGCGCCTCCCGCCACCGGCAGCCCTGGGCCGGGTCTCCGGTATCCAGCACATGCTTGCCTGGGGCCTGAACTCCGTGGGCAGCACACTCGCCAGAGGCGTCGCAGCCGCGACCACCATCCGTATCCCACTGGTTCTGGCCGGGGTGCTCACCCTCCCGGCACTCGCCTTGTTCGCTCCTGTCCTGCGCCGGGAACAGAGAGATTTGCCCGTTACGTCGACACGTCCTTCTGGTGCCACGCACTTAGCTGACGGGCCTTCTCCCTGGTGAGCGGTGGCCGCTCCCCGCAGGCTGGTACCGGACGCCGCCGTGTACGGGGTCGCGCCTTCCGCTACTTGGAGAATGCGTCGCTCGGCGGGGCATCGACCGCGCGGCCGACAGCTCCAACGGCGGCTGACAGCGACGGGGCGCCCAGCTGCGGCCGCGCCCATCTGTCTACTCACCAGGGGCTTTCATGTCTTTGCAAGAACTCGTCCAGCATTCCTTCACTCCCAGGGAGCGCGAAGTCCTCGTCCGTCTGTGTCGGGGAGAGACCTATCGGTCCATCGCGCGGGACCTGGGCATCAGTCCGCACACGGTGGACACCCATATCCGGCGGGTCCGGAGCAAGGCGGGCGTCACCAACCGTTCCCAGCTGGTGATCATGGCGGTCGAACTGGGCCTCTACCGGCCCACGTTGCTGGAGGTGCAGATGGGGCCGAGCGACGAGGCGTGACAGCCGCCCCACCGAGGAGGTGACGAGGATCCCGCCGGCCACGGCCGGGCGCTGCGCGTGGGCGGCGGCCGGGTCCGGCGGCGACCTCGTCCGGCTACTGACGGTTTCAGCGGGCCGAACCGATGCTCATGCGGGAACACCCCCCGATCGGGCCGCCGGTGATCTCGCCCTCGGCGTTGCGCCGGGCCAGGCGCTGGTCGGACCTCTGACGTTGAATCGGACTCAGATGCTCGGTATGGAGCCGTAGCGTCCAGGGTGCCGATCGCCATCGGCTCGTGTGACCTCATACCACCCCGACCCGAACTCGTTCATGATGAGTTTGCCGCCGCCGGTCGGCGCCCGCACGGTGTGGCTCGAACGAGGCGTCACCAATGGACGCTGAGACTCCAAGTCAGAGTGCCCACCGCACCCCGCCCACTCCGCTCGACCTGGGCAGGGTGCACGTGCTCACTATCGGTATCGACCCGCAGGGGTCCACCTACACCGCCGTCGCCGGCCGCGCAGGACATCAGCTTGCCCAGCGGCGCTTCGTCGTCAACGCAGTGACCGTCCGGCAGCTGATGCGCTGGTGCGAGCGGCGGCCCGAGCACCGCTTCGCGGTGGAGTGAGGCGAGGGACTCGGCTGCAGAGTCGCCGAGCAGCTGGCTTCCGCTGGCGAGCACGTGGTGGACGTGCCCTCCGCCCTCTCCGCCTGGCCTGGCTCCTGGCCGCCGGCGGGGACCGGAATACGAATGCGGCCGACGCCGTGCACGTCGCCCACTTGCTCGGAACCGTGGCCCCCCTGGCCCGCTGCCTTCTGGAGCAGTGCCGTCGGCTCACCGCCGAGATCCGTTCCTTCGCAGAGACAACCGACATCCGTCGGTGCCGGACGGGCAATCGCCAGCTCGACGCAGCCCTGCACCGGATCGCCATCACGCAAGCGCACTATCACCCAGCGGCCGGCACCAGAGCGCCGTCACCAGGCCGGGAACACCAACACCGAAGCCGTACGCGCCCTCCGGAGCCGCCTGTCGGTCGGACGGTGGTCTACCGAGCCCTCATCCGCGACGCCCAGACCAGCACCGAGCAAGCTGACCTCACGCAGGCTGCCTGATTGACATAGGAGTCATCGGACGCAAGCGTGCGCGCATGTTCTATTTCCACCGACACTGGACGGGATACTCTCTGGCGGGCGATCACCCAGAGCGCCCGAGGATGGCCGCATGGTTGTGCTGGGAAGCACTGTCCAACCCTTGAACAGGCGGAGATGCACGATAGTTCGGACCCTCATAGAGCCCACTTCGAAGTCGCTCGTGACGGGACCAGTCTCGCGCGCTTCAGCCATCGCAATGGTGAGGGCGCAGAGGACCGGCGGTGCCGGTGTATGGCGGGCGAGTCGGCTGCCGATGCCCGCCGGGTACTCGGTGACTCCGGCATGGCGCCCGAAGGGCGCACAACGAGGCGAAGGCCGTTGATTTGGGCGTTGGGTGGCCTCTCGATCTCTTCCTTCGCGTCGTCTTCAGCAGTATTCCGCGGAAGTCTTGACGTGACAGAAGTCGAACCCGTACACCACACTGGACGCACCCCTGAGCAGAGGAAGCGTTCAAATACTCGTCCGCTGTGCTCACACCGGTAATGGTGGATCGTACGGATACTGGGCAGATGAACGAATCGGAAGCGCCGCTGAGTGGGCCCCCTGCGAGGACGACGACATCCTCGTATACGGATGGATCGTCGAAACCAAAGGAGGAGGCTGCAGTGCCGACCGTGCGGCTTCCGACCTCGGTCTCCAGCCTGACCAGGTAGCTGCTGCACTGGAGCGGCTGGCCGGCTTGGGCCTGATAAGAACTGTCCAGCCGGGCTACGGCGAATTCATGGCGGTGGATCCCGACGCGGTGGCGGTCACTCTGACAGCACCGTTGCGCGCCTCGATCCGCCGCCAGACGGAGGATCTGGATCGAATACACGCCACCATCGATCGTCTGCGTGACCGTTTTCTCAGCCGAAGACCCGGAATCCAGGATTCCACCGTCGAGGTGGTCCCGACACTGGAGGAAGTGCGGGCGGCCCTGAACAGAGCCTCGGACAAGTGCCAGGAAGAGGTGGTCAGCAGCCAGCCCGGCGGCAACGGTCGGATTCCGGAGGCGATGGAGGAAGCCCTGGGCCGCGATCACGCGCTCCTTTCACGAGGAGTGCGGATGCGGACCCTCTACCACCACACGGCCCGGTTCAACGGCCCTAGCCAGGCGTACGTCGCCGCGGCGACAGCCCTCGGCGCGGAGTACCGCACGTCGTACGAACTGTTCGGCCGCCTGATCATCTATGACCGTAGTCTCGCCTTCTTGCCGGAAAGGACGGGGAGTTGGGGAGCGGTTGCCATCAGGGAGCCCACCATCGTGGGCTACCTCTATGACATATTCGAGCAGACCTGGGTCCGGGCCGCTCCATTCTCGGATGCCGCACAGGACGGTCTGGAACGTGTGGCGAAGGAGATCCACCAGACCATCGTGGAACTCCTGGCCGCCGGTCTGAAAGACGAGTCGATCGCCCGCCGCCTGGGCATGTCGCTGCGTACGGCCCGCCGACACATCGCCGACATCATGGACAGCCTGGGGGCTGAAAGCCGTTTCCAGGCGGGCGTGCTCGCGGCGAAGGCACAACTGGTGAACCAGCCGCCCTTATCCGATGTCGAGAGCGGGTGATCCGGGCCGTTCTGCTGTTCCGTGGCAAAGACATCGCTGTGGCGGGCGCGTGTGCCGCCAGGCCTCGAAGAGCGGACCGAGAGTGTCGCGGCCGAGCGCATATGTCCTGGCTGTCCGGCTACTGCCGCGTCAACCACCGTTACGCACGGGAACCAGCAACTACCTGACCATTTTCGGCTTGGCATCCGCTCTCTGCTGCTACTGAACGCTTCCTCAAACTCACCGACCAGGACACGATGGCGGCCACGGGCGTGCTGGCCACCTGGCAGGAAATATGTGACGGTCCGCCGACTCCGTCGGCGGACGATCCGCCCGTCTGCGGCCCGGGGCAAAGCCACTCCAGCCAAAGCCTCGCGCAGCCGCGCCACATCCAGACGCGCGCAGTTCAACCCGCCATACAGAGCACCATGACCACGCCGGTACTCAGGAGCCGGTGACAACTCGACCAGCGTCTTCGCCGGCGCGTCCATGCACAGCAAAGCGTCGACGAGCTCGAACACCTCGTCGCCCCGCGCTTCCGAACAGTCATAGGTTCCGGCGAAACCAGGACAGCACGCCAAGAGGGTCGTCGCGGACGACCTCGTCCTTCCCGGATCGGACCCCGCGTATTTGTGTGGGTCGCCCGAGTCGCCGAGTCACCCGGGGGTATCCAGCGGCTGGGTTGCTTGGATGCCTCGGGGAACCCTCAAGAGTCGAAGCCGATGCCCAACGCGTCACAGAGGCGCAGCAGAGGGCCGTCCTTGCCGCCGTTCGCGTCGGACTTCTCGACTGCCCGGCGCATGAGCTGGATCAGTGGGTAGGCCAAGGGCTCCGGCGGTATCGGGAACGGCTTGGACCGGGCCATCCTCAGCCGGGTCCGCTCGGTATCCAGGCCTTCGAGCAGATCGAGCATGGTTTCGGCGCCGAAGCGGGTGGCCCCGACACCGAGCCCGGTGTAGCCGGCGCTGTAGGCGACCCGGCCGCCGTACGTAACACCGTGGAACGCCGTGAGCCGCGTCGACATGTCGATCATCCCACCCCACTTGTGGGTGAAGCGCACACCGGTCAGCTGCGGGAAGGTGCGGAAGAAGTGGTCGGCCAGCAACTCGAAGGTCGCAGGCCTCTGATCGTTCTCCGCCGTGATCCGCCCGCCCTTGTGGTAGATCGCGTCGTATCCGCCGAAGAGGATCCGGTCGTCCGCCGTACGCCGGTAGTAGTGGAACTGCCGCCCCGAGTCCGTGATGCCGTGCCGCTGCGTCCAGCCGATGCTGTGCAGTTGCTCCCTGGTCAGCGGCTCCGTCACCAGCGCGTAGTCGTAGACCGGGACGGTCAGTTGCCGGGTGCGCCGCAGGAGCGAGGGGAAACCGTTGGTGGCGAGGGCGACCCGTTCCGCCACCGCCTCGCCGTGCTCGGTCCGCACGACGACCCGGTCCCCTTCGCGCCCGAGCCCTGTGGCCCGGGTGTGCTCGAAGATCCGGACGCCGAGTTCCTGGCAGGCGCGCTTCAACCCCCAGGCCAGCTTGGCGGGATGTACGTACGCGTAGCCCGCCTGCTTGATGAGTCCGGCGCGGTAGAGGGGCGAGTCGACGACCTCGCGCACCTGACGGGCGTCCAGGAACACGGTGGCGGGATCCGTGGAGCGCGCCGCCGCGTCTTTCAGGCCAGTGATCTGGGCTTCCTCGGTGGCCACCACGAGCACGCCGCTGTTCTCGAGTTCCGCGTCGATTCCGTAGCGCTCGATCGTGGCCTCGAAGTCGGCGAAATTCTGTTCGGCCAGCCGTGACAGCACGGGGAGTTCGTCCCGGTAGTGCCGCTCGCCGTTGCGGACCCCGTGGGTGAGGCTGCTCTCGAAGAAGCCGCCGTTTCGCCCACTCGCGGCGCAGGCGACCTCCTCGCCCTCGATGAGCACGACGTCGGCCCCGGGGTCGCGTTCCTTGGCGACCAAGGCGGTCCACAGTCCGCAGTAGCCGCCTCCGACCACGACGAGTCTCGCACTCACCCGGCCTTCGAGGCGGTCCTCGGCGGGCGGCCGTAGGGGTGAGTCGAGCCAGAAGGGCACGGTGCCGGCGTCGGCGAGGGATGTGGCGATCACGTCTGCACTGGTGCGCCGCTCGTGGCTGTACGCCCTGGTCGCTGATGACACTTCGAAGGGTCCTTCTCAGATACGGATGGCGGGGTGCACGGACTCGGGCTCAGCGTTCGGTGGAGGCGCGAAGGTGCAGCAGCGGCTCGATCAGCCGCTGGCGCTTGACCTGCCGGGATTCGACGATGCTGACGAGGAGTTCGACGGCTTCCCGGCCGAGATGCTCCGGTCGCAGGTCCAGGGCGGTGATGGGCGTCGGTGAGGTACGGCACTCCTCCGCATCGGAGCCGGCGACGATCAGGACGTCACGGGGGACCTCCAACCCGGCGTCCAGGAGGGCGCGGGCGGCCCCCGCCGCGTGTCGTCCGGTCTGGCAGTAGAACGCGTCCGGAGTGCGGGAGTTCTTCAGTAACGTGGCCACGGCGCTCTGCCCGCCGGCCGAGCCGCTCGCCGCGGGGAGCCTGATCAACTGCGGTTTCACGCCGTGGTCCCGAGCCCATGCGCGGTAGGCGGCCTCGGACTGCATGTTCCAGGAGTTGCGTTCGGTTCCCGAGATGAAGGTCACTTGGCGCGCACCCCGCCCCCTGAGGAGTTCGAGCACCTCTGTGGTGTGTCGGCGGCCGTCGGTGGAGACCCACGCCGTCTTGCTCTTGCGTGAGGGGTCCCAGCCGACGGTCACGAGCGGGATGTTCGCGTTCTGCAGGTGCGTGACCAGCGGGTCGGAGGAGACAGGATCCTCGATGATGTAACCGTCCGCCCACAGCGCGACCCGCTCCAGGGAAGGGCCTGCCGGGTAGGGGATCAGCATCAGGCCGAATGCGCTCTCCAGTGCCGCGACGGCGGCGGCACCGGCGATCCGCTCGAAGTGGTGCGCACCGTCGGCGCGGTAGGTCCCGGTGTCGTCCAGGGCGCGGATGCTGAGGCCGATGACTCCGCTGTGCCCGCCGCGCAGGCCCCGTGCCATGGGATGGGCCTGGTAGCCGAGTTCGGCGGCCGTTGCCGCCACCCTCTCGCGGGTGTCTCGTGACAGGGTCCCGGTGTCGTTGAGCGCGTGCGACACGGTGCTCACGGAGACCTTCGCTGCTCGGGCGACGTCGCGGATGGTCACGCGGCTCGTGCCGGGGGCGGGTTCTCGGAAGGTTCGCGGGTCAGGCATGGCCACGATCGTAACAACCAAGAAAACGTTTTTTCCAGCCCTGTTCATGAAAGGTTTCATGCCATAACTTCTGCTCAGCGCCACCGCAGAAGCGGCAATCGCCGACTGCTTGGGTCTGGCGCGCTGAGGCATGGGATGAAAGAGGGCACATGACTTCCTTCATGCGGGCCGGGTTGAGCCGGCGTGCCGCACTCAGGGGCGGGCTGGGCTTCGCCGCGGGCATGGCGTCGATGACGCTGACGGGATGTGGCTCCACGGAACCGAACCCGGCGGCGGCCCCGAAGGTGAAGCCGGTTCCGGACGGCGACATCACCTGGTTCACCTGGGACGGCTACGTCGCCCCCGAAGTGGTGGCGGGCTTCGAGAAGAAGTACGGCGTGAAGGTCACGCAGACGTTCTTCGACTCCGACGACGCGATGCTGCAGAAGCTCGCCACCGGACTGCCCTACGACCTTGTGACCAACAACAGCGCCTATCTGGCCAGGTCCATCGCCGGCGGCCTGGTGCGGCCGTTCGACTACGCGGACCTGAAGAACATCGACCAGCTGGTGCCCTTCTTCAAGAACGCCCCGTACGACAAGGGCGCGGAACGCTACTCGGTTCCCTATGGCCTGTCCTCGACCGGTTACCTCGTCCGCAAGGACAAGGCCGAGACGACCCGCAGCTGGTCCGATCTGTGGAACAGCACCGCGGCCAAGGGCCACATCACCGTCCTCCCGCAGATGGAGGAGACGATCGGGATGTCCCTGCTCCGTAACGGCAAGGACCTCAACTCGGCCGACGAGGCCGAGGTCACCGCCGCCGTGGACGAACTCATCGCGCTGAAGCCCGCGCTGCTGAACGTTTCCAGCGACACCGAGAACGACGTCGCCGGCGGCAACGCGTGGATCGCCCACACCTGGCCGGGGACCGCGTACCGCATCATCAAGGCTTCCAAGACCCCTGAAGTCTTCGACTTCGTCCAGCCCAAGGAGGGCGTCCCGTTCGGCGGTGACCTGCTCACCATCGGCGCCAAGGCCAAGGCTCCGGGAACGGCCATGCTGTTCATCGACTGGGTCCTGGAGGCGGAGAACGCGGCACGGAACGTGACGGCGACCGGCTATCCGAACGGCACCTTGTCCGGGGACGCCCAGTACGCCGAACTGGTCAAGGACTACCCCTTCCTCGACATGGGAACCGAGACCTACGAGCAGGCACGCTGGAAGGACTCCCCGACGGGAGCGCGCCTGCAGATGTACACGCAGCAGTGGAATCGCTTCAAGGCATGAGCGGGCAAACTACCGACCAGGCGCCGTACCGGAAGGTCCGGTGGACCTGGACCGCGCTTCCCGGACTGGCCATGCTGCTTGCGTTGTTCGTCGCACCGCTCGGCCTGCTGGTCGTCTACTCGTTCGGGACCATCGACGTGCTGGGCCGGCCCGTGGTCGGGTTCGTCTGGACGAACTACGAGCAGGTCCTCCAGGGTTACAACCTTCCGGCGGTCCTGAGGACGCTCGCCTTCGCCGTCGCCGCCACCGCCGTGTCACTGGTCCTGGGTTACGCGGTCGCCTACGCGGCCGTACGCTTCGCGGGGCGCGCCGGACCGGTCATCATCGCCCTGCTCATCATGCCGTGGCTGGTGGACTATCTCGTCCGCATCTACGCGTGGAAGGGCCTGCTGGCCGAAGAGGGCCTGGTCAACTGGCTGCTGTCGCTGGCCGGCCTGGGTCCCGTGCAGATCCTCGGCACTCCCTGGGCGGTCGTCGGTGGGCTGGTGTACGGATACCTGCCGCTCATGGTCGTCCCGATCTACGCCGCGTTCGGGCAGATGGACATGTCGCAGATCGACGCGGGCAAGGACCTGTTCGGCACCCCGGTCAGGACCTTCTGGTACGTCACGCTGCCCGCCACCCGTGAGGGCGTGGTCGGCGGCTGCCTGCTGGTCTTCCTGCCGGTCCTCGGTGACTTCGCCACGACACAGTTCCTCGGCGGTCCGAACACCACGATGATCGGCAACGTCATCGCCGACCAGTTCGTGTCGGCAG is from Streptomyces cadmiisoli and encodes:
- a CDS encoding helix-turn-helix domain-containing protein; the encoded protein is MAVDPDAVAVTLTAPLRASIRRQTEDLDRIHATIDRLRDRFLSRRPGIQDSTVEVVPTLEEVRAALNRASDKCQEEVVSSQPGGNGRIPEAMEEALGRDHALLSRGVRMRTLYHHTARFNGPSQAYVAAATALGAEYRTSYELFGRLIIYDRSLAFLPERTGSWGAVAIREPTIVGYLYDIFEQTWVRAAPFSDAAQDGLERVAKEIHQTIVELLAAGLKDESIARRLGMSLRTARRHIADIMDSLGAESRFQAGVLAAKAQLVNQPPLSDVESG
- a CDS encoding ABC transporter permease; this encodes MSGQTTDQAPYRKVRWTWTALPGLAMLLALFVAPLGLLVVYSFGTIDVLGRPVVGFVWTNYEQVLQGYNLPAVLRTLAFAVAATAVSLVLGYAVAYAAVRFAGRAGPVIIALLIMPWLVDYLVRIYAWKGLLAEEGLVNWLLSLAGLGPVQILGTPWAVVGGLVYGYLPLMVVPIYAAFGQMDMSQIDAGKDLFGTPVRTFWYVTLPATREGVVGGCLLVFLPVLGDFATTQFLGGPNTTMIGNVIADQFVSAGSQPFGAAMTVTLLVGLVIAVLVAALATRRRSGPAGGGLL
- a CDS encoding LacI family DNA-binding transcriptional regulator, with product MPDPRTFREPAPGTSRVTIRDVARAAKVSVSTVSHALNDTGTLSRDTRERVAATAAELGYQAHPMARGLRGGHSGVIGLSIRALDDTGTYRADGAHHFERIAGAAAVAALESAFGLMLIPYPAGPSLERVALWADGYIIEDPVSSDPLVTHLQNANIPLVTVGWDPSRKSKTAWVSTDGRRHTTEVLELLRGRGARQVTFISGTERNSWNMQSEAAYRAWARDHGVKPQLIRLPAASGSAGGQSAVATLLKNSRTPDAFYCQTGRHAAGAARALLDAGLEVPRDVLIVAGSDAEECRTSPTPITALDLRPEHLGREAVELLVSIVESRQVKRQRLIEPLLHLRASTER
- a CDS encoding NAD(P)/FAD-dependent oxidoreductase, which translates into the protein MSSATRAYSHERRTSADVIATSLADAGTVPFWLDSPLRPPAEDRLEGRVSARLVVVGGGYCGLWTALVAKERDPGADVVLIEGEEVACAASGRNGGFFESSLTHGVRNGERHYRDELPVLSRLAEQNFADFEATIERYGIDAELENSGVLVVATEEAQITGLKDAAARSTDPATVFLDARQVREVVDSPLYRAGLIKQAGYAYVHPAKLAWGLKRACQELGVRIFEHTRATGLGREGDRVVVRTEHGEAVAERVALATNGFPSLLRRTRQLTVPVYDYALVTEPLTREQLHSIGWTQRHGITDSGRQFHYYRRTADDRILFGGYDAIYHKGGRITAENDQRPATFELLADHFFRTFPQLTGVRFTHKWGGMIDMSTRLTAFHGVTYGGRVAYSAGYTGLGVGATRFGAETMLDLLEGLDTERTRLRMARSKPFPIPPEPLAYPLIQLMRRAVEKSDANGGKDGPLLRLCDALGIGFDS
- a CDS encoding polyamine ABC transporter substrate-binding protein, encoding MTSFMRAGLSRRAALRGGLGFAAGMASMTLTGCGSTEPNPAAAPKVKPVPDGDITWFTWDGYVAPEVVAGFEKKYGVKVTQTFFDSDDAMLQKLATGLPYDLVTNNSAYLARSIAGGLVRPFDYADLKNIDQLVPFFKNAPYDKGAERYSVPYGLSSTGYLVRKDKAETTRSWSDLWNSTAAKGHITVLPQMEETIGMSLLRNGKDLNSADEAEVTAAVDELIALKPALLNVSSDTENDVAGGNAWIAHTWPGTAYRIIKASKTPEVFDFVQPKEGVPFGGDLLTIGAKAKAPGTAMLFIDWVLEAENAARNVTATGYPNGTLSGDAQYAELVKDYPFLDMGTETYEQARWKDSPTGARLQMYTQQWNRFKA
- a CDS encoding response regulator transcription factor, whose amino-acid sequence is MSLQELVQHSFTPREREVLVRLCRGETYRSIARDLGISPHTVDTHIRRVRSKAGVTNRSQLVIMAVELGLYRPTLLEVQMGPSDEA